The Mangifera indica cultivar Alphonso chromosome 19, CATAS_Mindica_2.1, whole genome shotgun sequence nucleotide sequence aatagatatttaaatttttaaacgcTGAAATACGTATTTTTTAGATCGGGTTAACACTTGGGTTGGAAATGGTTCTGTggcccaaaaaaataaataaaaaggaaatacaGAATTACAGATTCCAGAAAGCGAAAACGACCACAACGCGTCATTCCAagttcataaaattaaataaaaataatatatacacacGCGCACACGCACACGCACATATTACGTGTCGCCCCAGTCCTTCATCTATCTATAAATATTCGTAACAGCTCCAAACCCACCCTGCCTCTCACAGCCAAACACTTATTGTGATCTCATATTTTGGTTGTCTATTTCGTTCTCTCTCTCAGGCTTACCCGCGTCTTCTTTCTCGTCTAGTTTGTCGGATCTTCTAAACCTAACGAAGACTGTTTCTACAGCAACGAAAGTAGCGAAATATTCGTATTCTATTTTGTGTCTGTGTTATTGGTTTTATAAAAACGATTTttaagtgaaaagaaaaaagagaaaatgaggaTGAAGGAGGAATTGGCATGTATGAGTGACGAAGAGATGAGAGAAGAGGAAATAATAACTTTTCCTCCACAGCAAAAGAAATTAGTTGTGGTTGGATACGCTCTTACCTCcaagaagacgaagagcttcttgaagccaaagctTGAAGGCTTAGCTAGGTATTATTacaaaacattttattaaatactaaattaatatatttttatcacttaattttagtttaattactATTAATGTTGCTAAAATTCATTATTGctaatcaacaaaattttttatttgtttaaagcGTGTGACTTTGGAATCACGGCCACATATTTGTTAGAAATGTTTTACACGtttctattttgatatttaCTTTTTGGTAACATGTCGTTGTCTGTTTGGTTGTCAAGAAAGTGAAGCGACTTTTATAGGAGTTACCGGAGGAATCTCACGACGAACTTTCTTATTCTGAGAAAGGTTCAAGATATTTACTTCTCTGTGCGTTGGGCAATATCTATTGTTTGTGTGTTCCATGTTTGTTTGGAATATAATCTTGACATTTCCAATTAAAGTCTTGCTGCCTGTTGTTTTCTGgattaattttgtgtttatttataatttgatgtaGACCGCTTTGAACTCTTTCTACAATTTGCATGAGCTAAATGTCATATTTACCCTGTATAAGGGGGCTAATTAATGTATCTTTTTTGGTTGAAATGATGGACTGGTGCAGGAATAAGGGGATATTATTTGTTGCTATTGATCAAAATAGGCCCCTTTCAGATCAAGGCCCTTTTGATATCGTGTTGCATAAGGTTAGCCTGTCTTTATCTAAAACTTTCCTTGCAAGCTcatattctattattaatttgttatatctTAAAGCTTGATTTATACCTTTTTTCttacatatatatgttttcctttaAATAAACAGTTAAGGGGAAAGGAATGGCGCCAGATTCTTGAGGTTGGTTCATTTGAAATGCACATTTCTATTTCAGCTCAAATATATGTTGATGTTTGAAAGTTGAACTATTATCATGCCTTGCCCCCGCTTGACTTGAATATGGTTGTGTTACTTATGATCTTTATGAGATGGGGATCAAATAATCACTTGCCCTTggtaaatagattttttttgtcAGTTTCAAAACTTTTTTGTGACTGTAATTTGCGGAGTGCTTGTGTTTTCCTTGGTCATGAGTCTTGATTTACTGGTTGAGTTTGAGGTCTTAAGCTTCAAGCAAGTAAGGATGTAGACGTATCCACTTCACAGTCGTCTAGCTGATTGTTTTAGGTTTCCCTTGCATTTTGATTCTTCTGGAAAAGTTCAATTTTCCTGGGTATATTATTACACTCTTTTATCCAGACTGAATGAAAGATGGTTCTCCTAAACCTTAATAGTTTAAGATCTTATATACCCTGTTTCCAGTGTTTGTTACTCGGTACCCTATCATGTGCTAGGATTACATTTACAAAAACTACTCTCCTCAATCTATATATTCAATCTTAGGCTGGATACATTTTCTAGTCAGAGGTTCTCTGTTCTTTGTTGCAGAACCTTCATTTGTTTGTTCTAGGATAACATCATTGAACTTTCTAATCTTGCCTAGGATGATGATCTTCTGTTCTAACCTATTAATAATTCTTGCACAACACTTCTATTTTTTTTGGCTTAATTTAGATTTTGGAGTTCTATATATTATGACAGTAATGAAGTCCACTAAACAGTATGAAGCATAGAAATTTCTTGACATTGTGGacttataaatttttaacttactgTAAGTGATCAGTCCACTATGGAATGGttctttaaaaaatgagttataTGTAGAAAACCATGCTAAGCATTCTTTCCcattgataaaatattcaatgCCTACACCAGAATGAGGGTTTTCCTGAGTAAGTTATGTGATGTGGTTGGAAAAATTTATAGAACCCCTAATTATTCGAACCCTTTGGTTTGGACAAGAACAGTCACTTGTAGGTAACAACATACTCGAAAAATTTCGGGTTTGCATCATTTATTCATGAGAACTATGGTTTCAGTTATTTGATCATGTATTTCATGCCTTGAGTTTATTGTGTAATAATAGCTGCAAGCCACTGGTATGATTTATCATATCTAAGGTTTCCATGTGATGCTTTATATTTGTGTTTATTAGACATACTACTGATCCTTCCTTTTTAACCTTATTTTCCTGTCCTTGCAGGATTACAGGCATACTCATCCTGAGGTTACGGTTCTTGATCCTCCAGATGCTATTCAACATTTACACAATCGGCAATCCATGCTCCAGTGTGTTGCTGATATGAACTTGTCCAACTCCTATGGTAACTCATTAACTATATTTGTAGACATTATAGTTCAAAGGAagacatttaaatttttacccTTTATGTAAGGTTATGAATGACCAGCCTGGTAAGCAAATTTGTTTCTCTCCTATGCTTATCAAAGTGATTATGATGATTTACGATGCAGGAAAAGTTGGCGTTCCTAGACAATTAGTGATTGAAAGAGATGCGTCATTGATCCCTGAGGTTGTTACCAAAGCAGGACTGACTCTACCCCTGGGTTTGTATTTGGGCTTTTCACCAACTTGGTTGTGAATACTGACCCTTGAGATGCCATTTAATTTGCTAATTTTATGTGTAAAACAAAATTTGCTTCAGAGTCGGAACTCAATTAGTTTTGTTATCTTTTTGCCTTTTCTTTCTTCGGGTTTGTGCTTTGTGCTTTGTGCTTTGGCTGAATGAAGTTTGTGTACTCCTATTGTTTCAGTTGCAAAACCATTGGTTGCTGATGGGAGTGCAAAGTCACATGAACTTTCACTTGCTTATGATCAGTATTCCCTTCAGAAACTTGATCCTCCACTTGTTCTACAAGAATTTGTTAATCATGGTATGCTAATTAAGTTCTCTTGTTATCCTCAGACATGCTCGTATTTTTCTTTACCACATGTCTTGCATCACTCAAGCTCTGCCTTCTCCGTCATGGTTGTAGGAGGTGttctttttaaggtttatattGTTGGTGAAGCCATTAAAGTGGTGAGGCGATTTTCTTTACCTGATGTCTCCAAACAAGAGCTTTCCAGAACTGCTGGTGTATATCACTTTCCAAGGGTTTCTTGTGCTGCAGCTTCTGCAGATGATGCAGATTTGGATCCTAGTGTGGCTGGTGAGTGAAATATGTGCAGTCCATGACTATAAAATTGTAGTTCTATAGCTGAAATTAGTGGTGGCTGGGAGCTACTTGTGGCTTCAAAATGACTCTGATTAATGTTAAGGCCTTGAAAGTTGCACAAAAGATTTTGGCACACCTTTCTAACATATGTATTTAATCTGTCCAGAGCTGCCTCCACGACCTTTACTTGAGAGACTTGCAAAGGGACTTCGCCGTCTACTGGTAGCtatttgaatttcactgttttctTTTGCAGCAGCTTACAAGTTATTTCTGCATGGATTATTCTGATGCCTTCATCATTCTGTTAAATATAGGGTCTCCGCCTGTTCAATCTGGATATTATCCGAGATCATGGGACAAGAGATCATTTTTATGTCATTGACATTAACTATTTCCCTGGCAAGTGAAAACTTATGCCTTAATCTCAATTTCATTTTAGAgctaataacattattttgtttgtaatatatttaataatgctAAACAGCAATTtgttttgtgttgaaaaatGTTGCAGGGTATGGGAAAATGCCAGAGTATGAGCATATATTTACAGACTTCCTCTTGGGCCTGAAACAGAGTCAGTACAAGAAAAAATCTGGCTTGTGAATGCTTTGAAGGGTTGTTTGATACTTCAAAAAGTGGCTGGTGACCGATGAAGGCctttttgattttgaagaagTGGAGCACCATCATGGTCCAAATTAAGTATTAGCAGGACGAGGTCCTTCGGTTGTTTTGGTTCCTTTTTACATGTTGCAGCTGGAGGAGTGCATTATGCAAAATGCAGAACATGATGTTCTGTAATTACAGACAGACTGGTAGGATGACTCTTGAATCCATCATACACACAGCTCCTTCCTTATAATCGAGCTTGGCTTGATTCTTGagatcaattattttaattctctCTTTCCATAATTTGCTGCTGTTACAAGATGGTGATGTTTGTAGTTGGTGAATTCATCCTAAATTTAGTATGTTATGTAAAGgtgtttctttttattgataatatacaTGTGAATTGTGAATAATAGTGTAAATTAGAGCACTGATTTGATGTCTGTTACTCCTTAGCTGAGGCTAGATTCATTGTCTCCCAGTGTTGAGCTGTGACCAGTTCGACATGAGATGtgtttgaattaaagataaagtataATTGGACAATTGAATggtttctttttccatttcacTGGGAGCCATCCTACTACACTATTTCATAGCTTTTCACAGCATTAGAACTATCTGCACTCGATATATTTACAGTCAGAATTAGATCTGGCCACGGTTTATGAATTGATAGTTTCGGTTTAGAATTGTCGgtttatggtttaaaaaaataagaactttGAATTGAAACCTTTGTAAGATGGTTTCTATCTGGTTTGAAACTAATAGTTTCACTTCATAATCCCAATTCAGAACCGGCCTTGAATTGTTAGTTCTAAGTTATGATCTcaccttatttttttaattaataatcataataattaaaaatttaaaaattcgaaaagggtttgaacttaatttttcaattaaaatttttacatatccttttttatttaatttttcaatttataaagataaattttataattaataataaaattgtatgatagaaagataataataattaaattataaaaattaaaattgaaattgataaaaataaagtgagaatttaattaaatttgaaataatttgattgaaaaattaaaagagtattaaatattgaaagaatgaaaattgaaaaaaagagagTTGAAAGATGGAGTAATATttacatgtataattttatatacaaaaattaaaaaaaagaagggcCTCAGCGGCCATATTAATGCAGAAATGCAGGGGAATCCCCTCCAGGTTTAAAAATTTGCAGGACATTTGCGGGAGTCCctgcaaataaatttttttaaaatttaaaaaataaaaaaagcaattCAAGAAACTTTGAACCTGCTGTTTAACCGTTGGTTTATGAAACGGTGGTTCaatggtttaaaaaactcaaaatcggAATCGAACCGTCAAAATCCAATTTTAATTCCGGTTCAAACCAATTTCGGTTCTAACAATTCCAATTCCGCTTTTCAATGGGTCGATTCACGGGGGCCAAACCAGCCCGTGGCTAAGACTAATCGGGGTAAGAAATAAGAACTGATATCTACCCCTActtctttttttctcatataCCAAAGCCAATTATACTCATTAAAACGggcaataatattaattcatcatttcaaattattttataaaacatttgCTCActcatttgttttaatttgcTGGATGTCAACCCTTGGTTTCTCCTGCATTAGCATCCGGGGTAATAAGGAGTAATAcagtagaattaaaaaaaacttgacCCAATTGCATTTTTCTTGCAGTCAAGAAAAGAGGAACAGATTATCATGACATAAACGAGAAGATGAGCCACAAAGTCTCAacataaatgaatataaaagGAAACAATATAAAACAAGAAGCTACCCACTTGCAGGTGGCGCCTTGAAATCAGAAGAAGAAGGCACAGCAGCCTCAGCCTCAGCCCCAGCACCAGAATCAGAAGCATCATTATCAGAAACTAGAGTCCAATCAGGAGGAAGTGGGGGTAACGGAGCATAAACAGTGGGTTTGCGCCTGATATCCCATGGCTGAGTCTTTCGTGGCCTGGTCTTCATGTGATGAGACGTAGCCTTCTTCTTTGGCCTTGAAGAGTTCTCAATCACCAACCCAACATCACACTTTCCACCAATTGATACCGTCTTCGTAGAAAACTTGGGCGCCAGGCTAATTCCCGAAACAAATAAAGAAGAACAGCTCGACATGGCCGCTGCGGTTGAGACCTTTGCAACACAGGTTTTGAGGTAGTGGAGATATCGCGTTCCTGGGACCTTTCGATTTTGATTGAGACTGCAAACATTATCTTACCTTTTCTTCTCATATCCAAACTTCTATTGGGCCTCTGGCCATCCCAGTTAGGATAGCCCGTATTGGGCTACAAGTCTTTGTAATTTACAAGCAATTACAAACCCGATGGGGctaaaaattaaatccaaacaAGTATTGGTCCaatttcctctctttttttgGGATGTCTTATGAGCTCACAAATTAATACTtgggccaaacgactatgtcccacccaaggtttgatgatttctcaagtttcaaccctttaactatggaaacaccaaatacccacccatggctggttagatttaacaaaaccctaacggtggtaaatttaatctcatttttccccctaaaagtttaaaaactaacattttttccctaagctaagtttgaaaatatcgcatttccccccctagggtttgaaaatatcgcatttcccccctagggtttatctcTCCGGCCCCATCACCGACCGTCTTCCCCTctcgacggtttctcttccaccgacggccgccCTAAACTTTTGCACTACTCATCCGACGCAAagataagtcgtctgggaagagaaatcgtcttcccagacaacttATCTAACGACGACGATCGCAGTTTTCTTCATcgtagttggaagatgaagacgaagattaaGCCCGATCGCaattggaagatgaagacgacgatgACTGGGAAGActaagaacttcgtcttccccgatgaagtttttcgtctttcacggcttctccgactccgatggggggtccaaatgggaggaaagagatcgccagaaggagatgatgcttcgggagggagagaccgtcggcaatggagccagagatgtcgccggagatttaaaaaagaaaccctatggtgaaactgcgattttttaaaacttaggctaggggaaaattttagtttttaaagtttaggagggcaaaatagattctatttaagtttatttttaatattatagagaaaatgacgattttacccttaccaccgttagggttttgttaaatctaaccggtcataggtgggtgtttggtgtttccatagttaaaggatgaaaacttgagaaaacatcaaactttaagtgggaaatagtcatttcgCCTAATACTTAATATCAATGATCTGAAAATTAGATCAAACCAGCggatttaattgattaaatcgaaaattaaatttaaattttattcaattaatataaaaactagttttgttattaatataaaaactagttttgaatttttttaaattttaattattttttaataatttgattattttttgattaaatcaatcaaattataaattaataaaataattgatttaaccacccgtttgattttaaaaacattgcttAATTTCAATGAAAAGAACCAGTAAGGATTGTTAGCCTAGAATCTTTTGGAattccatatatatacaagtcATAGGTACAGCTAAATTTCCATGTTAGAGAAGACTACACCACTCCCTAATAAATTACGAGCAAATGACATTAGGATGACATCACTAGGTCGAACTCTCCCATCACACTCCACCAATCACATTCTTTCCAAGGTCATATGGAAAGATGCcgtaaaattaagttaaaaaaaaaaaaaattctttttataaaaaattagagtccgaataatatatattatcggagaaaaaattttagttttcatttgtGTATTTGAGGTAAAAAAAGCAAACATTGTTAAAACACAGATCTAACGGTCCAAGATCACCAAATCATATCATATCTGTCTTTCACTGGCCTCATCCAATAGTGGGACCCACTAAATAGTTGCAGTTCATGTTCACAACAAAGCCCAGACCACGTGAGGCGAGATCCACATGCGCCTGATTTGTAGGCGCTTTATAACAAATCAAGGGTAATacagttattttaaaaaattggagcCCAATACCTCCTCCAGCAGGTCAAGATAAAGTGAAGTTCtacagagagaaaaaaagatatataaaatttaaaattaacggaTTAAGTAAGCGAGGCCAGGGATTTCGTCTGCCTATATCCAGGCTGTAACCAGCTGTCTTCCATTTTCAAAGactcctgtttttgtttttgcccACTGAGCCCTTTGCTTTCCCCTTcacacacactctctctctctccggTTCTCGTTTGGTTTTATTTAGGTTATCTGCAATTACAGCGAAGCTTTGGAAGATGAAAGCAGGGCCACTTGTGCTTAGTATCCATTGCTCATCCCCAAGCTTTCCATTCTTCCAATCACACAACCATCACTTTTCTCTCAGCTAgttctctttgttttttcttcacGTTGCAATGGATCCTTGCCCTTACGTGCGTCTCTCTGTAGGCCATCTTGGTCTACGAATCCCCGTCGCTGCGAAACCGGCTCGGTCTGTGGTGCACCCTTCCTCCTCTCCATGTTTCTGCAAGATTAAATTGAAAGGTTTTCCGGTTCAAACTGCGGTTGTTCCGTTTGTTCCATCGGGAAATTCTTTCCCCGACGCTCAATCTCAAACCATGGCAGCAAGTTTCCATCTCAGTAAAGCCGATCTGGACAAGCTCGCAGCAAAATCAATCTTCTCggctaaaatatttttgaaagtttctaTTTACACTGGGCGGAGAGGCACCACCTGCGGCGTAAACTCGGGGAAACTGTTGGGAAAGGTTTCTGTGCCGTTGAATCTGGCAGGAGCTGAATCAAAAGCATTTGTGTTCCACAATGGGTGGATTTCTGTTGGTAAAGAAGCTAAAGGCTCGTCATCGCAGTTTCACTTGAATGTGAAGGCGGAACCTGACCCCAGATTCGTGTTTCAGTTCGACGGTGAACCAGAGTGTAGCCCACAAGTGTTTCTGATTCAAGGCAATATTAAGCAACCCGTTTTTACTTGCAAGTTCAGTTTTAGAAACACGGGTGATCGTAATAATCAGAGATCCAggttagtttaatttttaatacataattaattatatttacttGCCTTATTAATTAATGTATGATTAAGCAATAATTGTgcaataatatttgattttctaAAGATAGAATCCTTCAAGCGTATTTTAACCCCAGTATTTACCTTTACTCTTTCTAAAGTAAATGTAAAGCAACAAATTATTTGTCGCATTTGTATTCCTTGTTAGGCTGAAGCTATAGGGTTTTGATAATCTTTTCAGATTATTACAATCTGAGGCAAGCAGTGGAAGAAGCTGGCTGAGCTCATTCGGCAGTGAAAGAGAACGACCTGGAAAGGAACGAAAGGGATGGTCAATCACAGTCCATGACTTATCCGGCTCGCCGGTAGCCGCTGCTTCAATGGTAACCCCTTTCGTGGCCTCACCTGGCTCAGACCGGGTTAGCCGTTCCAACCCTGGTTCCTGGCTTATTCTCCGGCCGGGCGACGGGACTTGGAAACCCTGGGGTCGTCTAGAAGCCTGGCGCGAGCGTGGCGCCTCAGACGGTTTAGGTTACCGTTTTGAGTTGATTCCCGACTCTGCTGCGGCCGGCATTGTTTTATCGGAGTCAACTCTCAGTTCAAATAAAGGCGGGAAATTTTGCATTGATTTGGGGGGTCACTCCACCAACGGTCGCGCCACGCCGGTCAACGCAGCTTCGCCGGCGTGTAGTCCACGGAGTAGCGGTGATTTTGGATACGGTTTATGGCCTTATTGCATGTACAGAGGGTTCGTAATGTCGGCGAGAGTGGAAGGGGAGGGAAAGTGTAGTAAACCTAGTGTGGAGGTGAGTGTACAGCACGTGAGCTGCACGGAGGACGCCGCTGCTTTCGTGGCTTTAGCCGCAGCCATTGATCTCAGCATGGATGCTTGCAGACTTTTCTCTCAACGGCTGAGAAAAGAGCTGTGCCAGCAGCAAGAATCACTGtgataatttactttttttttttttttactgtctACGTTGTCGTATTGCATTTGTTATTTGTGTGTGAGAGACTTACTATGCTAACAAACAACCAATATTTGTACAGTGAAGTAGGAGGAGGTATCAGGGAGGCACGCTTTGTTTTTACCCGTGTGGcttgtatttatttttcctttttgaaaaaaaaaaaaagttttattattatttgtatttttcaaatattatggTGAGGTGTAAAGATCGATGAGGTGGAATTACGTTGGGGAGAATGGAGCAGTTGttgtcaattaatattaaattgagaATCGTGGACGATAGCTATAACTTAATACTATATTAAATGATCATGGACTTATGCGAcccttttttattaaacaagaaattttgctttttatttttttattagtttaatttaaataaaaaatcatttgaattgagttataatattttaagtcaAAATCAAAGATTCTTAAgcctaatttaaataaaaatgggtctatttgaatttgttatccgaatttataatttagatttattatttaaatttattatttatcaataacataaaatgatattttatttactaataattaaaataatattagttttaatatttaattaatataatttaaaataaattatgttataaatttaaattaaattaaattattcgttcaatttatgaattgaattaaatataaatcaattttataaataagtcaaatttgttaatttgaatttagttagaatttaatttaaatagatttaAATCAAGTGGAATTAATTTTTGAGTCTAACTCAACTTGTTTGAGGTGTAACTTTAGTTAGAAATCCTCAAAAAGGgttgttttattgaattttggaGATGTAAGCGAAGTTCAGtgatctttttcaaatttttgggtgTTACAAAAAAAACTCAAACGGCAGGGGAGGGAGGGAGGGGATAagccaaataaataaataaataaaattggtgCCACGTCTTTTATTGGGAAAGTCAAGGGTTTAGAATATGTGGTGGAGAAGGTAGATGGCGGAAGTGGGTCAGTGATTCAGTAGTCACATGGTGTGCACCAATGGGAGCTTGTGCTATTACAGTCCCTCACCTAGCAAGCAACCAAAGAGAGCCACTTAGCttctgtttaaaaaatattaaatgaatcTGAAGAGCTTTGTAGTGGAATCTAGACAATGAACATGAAGAGCTTTGTAAGGGAATCTAGACTTTTAAGTGGCAGGTGGGTGCTAATCCATTCTTATGTTTGGCAACTTGTAAGAATTTCAAGAGCTTTCCACTTAATTATCAtgattttctcattttaattcatcttataattattgtttctcttttacaaacatgacaaaattttgaatcttaacctttttttaaacaaattttaatacttaaataattttattaaccccTTGAAATCGTGGAGTTATAGATATTTTCTAAGCTCTAGGCTATCAAATTCTTGATGAAATACTCTAAGCTAAGTTGGATCCAACTCTCATTTTACAGATATTCTCATGAATTAATGGAGATTGAAATGACATCACATAGAAAACTATCATCTTCCCAATGGGCCCTCCCTCGTATGGAATTTTACTTGCAGAAAATCCAACTCcaacaaagaagaaatgaaCTAAGAATTGGTAATATATCAACTCTGGGTCTTGTATCTGGTGCAAATAGGAATAGCAGTCACCTGCTTATGGCTGCCCAATAACTTAATTGGTGTTATCACCCAACCCAACAAATGGTACCCAAGAGGacaaaaatttagaagaaaaactGCAGGCTGAAGTTAggatcaataaaatataattggaATGCTCAGAATGAAGCCGAAGTGGCAGGTGTTGAATCTCCATGCAGGCTGGCTTGCTGCTGTGCATTAAATTTAAATGCAAGTAGAGGATGGCTTTTAATCACATCACAGTTCCAATTGTCGACAAGATTTGGCGGGGTGTTGATCAAAATAACTATGGTAAATGGGTTCCTTTTTCACCAAAAATTTTGGCAGCTAAACATACaagaaaaaaccaaataatACAATCCATAGAGTCTTGTAGACATTGGGTAGAAGTGTTTTCAACAAAAGCTAATGATCATAAAgaataattatagaaaattttaaaattaactgaaaaaaaaataaataaccttatattaattgaataaataaatttacgatataataattgaactcataaataaaattttaaatctaaatcttttttttttttaattttaatattttatcattttcatgtgAAGATAAGAATTGAGTGAGAGAGAAAACACATGTATCAACTTGAAAGCCAAACTCAAGTGTTCAACAATTCAAAACGGTGCGGTTCACACTGTCGACCATGTTGGGCTAGAAAACAGTTTAAAACAGAGTGTTCTACGTACAGAAAATACAGTGAGTGAAgtaacaaagaaagaaaggtcAAAGATGAAGGCATTGGGATGGTGGCTGATGCTGGTGGGTTTTCTTCGGTTGGCCTCCGTATGGTTCGGCTTCTTCGATATTTGGGCTCTCAGACTTGCTGTATTCTCCAACACTACCAGTATGTTTCGCGCTCTCTTTTTCcaattcttcaatttctttttcattttattggcAATGTTGTTTCTCTACAGTTAAATCACATGATATGACACTTCTCCTTCATTAGTCATTGCTGAATTTGGGGACAGGGCGAGCATGTGGGTCACTGCATCTGAACCCAGTCACTGATTTACGTCAAAATGTTCTTAGTTGAGATTCCAAAGTCTGGAGATTTTAAGACACTTTGGATTTAGCCAATGTGAAAGGCTTTATTTCTTGTAAGTGttattcaaattttgataaaagagAGGCAAGTACTTTGAGAACGATAACCCATATAATGGGGCTAGACTTGGTAGCTTTCAATTTAGGTTTAACTGGAAATATAAAGAATGATTCTGAATactaataaatttgaaaaaaacatgTTAATGTATCTTTGATCACAGcatgaaatatttgaaaaacttaGTCCAGCTTCAGTTCGTAGTTTGTTTCTGGAATTGTTATGTTAGATAAT carries:
- the LOC123203013 gene encoding inositol-tetrakisphosphate 1-kinase 3-like isoform X1, translating into MRMKEELACMSDEEMREEEIITFPPQQKKLVVVGYALTSKKTKSFLKPKLEGLARNKGILFVAIDQNRPLSDQGPFDIVLHKLRGKEWRQILEDYRHTHPEVTVLDPPDAIQHLHNRQSMLQCVADMNLSNSYGKVGVPRQLVIERDASLIPEVVTKAGLTLPLVAKPLVADGSAKSHELSLAYDQYSLQKLDPPLVLQEFVNHGGVLFKVYIVGEAIKVVRRFSLPDVSKQELSRTAGVYHFPRVSCAAASADDADLDPSVAELPPRPLLERLAKGLRRLLGLRLFNLDIIRDHGTRDHFYVIDINYFPGYGKMPEYEHIFTDFLLGLKQSQYKKKSGL
- the LOC123203013 gene encoding inositol-tetrakisphosphate 1-kinase 3-like isoform X2 codes for the protein MLQCVADMNLSNSYGKVGVPRQLVIERDASLIPEVVTKAGLTLPLVAKPLVADGSAKSHELSLAYDQYSLQKLDPPLVLQEFVNHGGVLFKVYIVGEAIKVVRRFSLPDVSKQELSRTAGVYHFPRVSCAAASADDADLDPSVAELPPRPLLERLAKGLRRLLGLRLFNLDIIRDHGTRDHFYVIDINYFPGYGKMPEYEHIFTDFLLGLKQSQYKKKSGL
- the LOC123203014 gene encoding 50S ribosomal protein 6, chloroplastic, which translates into the protein MSSCSSLFVSGISLAPKFSTKTVSIGGKCDVGLVIENSSRPKKKATSHHMKTRPRKTQPWDIRRKPTVYAPLPPLPPDWTLVSDNDASDSGAGAEAEAAVPSSSDFKAPPASG
- the LOC123203015 gene encoding uncharacterized protein LOC123203015, which translates into the protein MDPCPYVRLSVGHLGLRIPVAAKPARSVVHPSSSPCFCKIKLKGFPVQTAVVPFVPSGNSFPDAQSQTMAASFHLSKADLDKLAAKSIFSAKIFLKVSIYTGRRGTTCGVNSGKLLGKVSVPLNLAGAESKAFVFHNGWISVGKEAKGSSSQFHLNVKAEPDPRFVFQFDGEPECSPQVFLIQGNIKQPVFTCKFSFRNTGDRNNQRSRLLQSEASSGRSWLSSFGSERERPGKERKGWSITVHDLSGSPVAAASMVTPFVASPGSDRVSRSNPGSWLILRPGDGTWKPWGRLEAWRERGASDGLGYRFELIPDSAAAGIVLSESTLSSNKGGKFCIDLGGHSTNGRATPVNAASPACSPRSSGDFGYGLWPYCMYRGFVMSARVEGEGKCSKPSVEVSVQHVSCTEDAAAFVALAAAIDLSMDACRLFSQRLRKELCQQQESL